One segment of Onychomys torridus chromosome 3, mOncTor1.1, whole genome shotgun sequence DNA contains the following:
- the LOC118579510 gene encoding uncharacterized protein LOC118579510, whose amino-acid sequence MESALMIGVIPVLYSAASDKSGYYAGRTLWLGLTSVYSLVVYVVRMPWYHIYEDFKCHGNIPYPCLMECFEQMFAIPVSELWCYFYFIFIILFFLTEFFMAQIRHKHTKEKEKFTQQGKENTVEMEKDSTKAIKKQSPSQKISFLKSHQEKEVLYLNLFHTLLQVSIQTVSFCLLTNKHLPLISKNNFHCSTDGCPGPYHCVIWEISEKELSLYTLGIFSIIIIILGTGSFVYSIYHHLLMARSVSKVWIF is encoded by the coding sequence ATGGAGTCTGCACTGATGATTGGAGTAATCCCTGTGCTGTACTCAGCAGCAAGTGACAAATCTGGCTACTATGCTGGGCGGACACTGTGGTTAGGACTAACTTCAGTGTACAGCCTGGTGGTGTATGTAGTCCGGATGCCATGGTACCACATCTACGAAGATTTCAAATGCCATGGAAATATCCCTTACCCTTGTCTCATGGAGTGTTTTGAACAAATGTTTGCCATTCCTGTTTCAGAACTGTGGTGCTACTTCTACTTCATCTTcataattctcttcttcctcacgGAATTCTTCATGGCTCAGATTCGGCATAAGCACAccaaggaaaaggagaagttCACGCAGCAGGGAAAAGAGAACACAGTGGAAATGGAGAAGGACTCGACGAAGGCAATCAAGAAACAGAGCCCCTCTCAGAAGATATCCTTCCTGAAGTCCCACCAGGAAAAGGAAGTATTATATTTGAATCTGTTCCACACCCTCCTGCAGGTCAGCATCCAGACTGTGTCCTTTTGCCTGCTCACAAACAAACACCTGCCCCTGATAAGTAAAAACAACTTTCATTGTAGCACCGATGGCTGTCCTGGTCCCTATCACTGCGTCATCTGGGAAATCTCTGAGAAGGAGCTGTCCTTGTACACCCTGGGCATCTTCTCTATCATAATCATCATCCTTGGCACAGGCTCTTTTGTATACAGCATCTACCACCACTTGCTGATGGCCCGTTCAGTTTCCAAGGTTTGGATTTTTTGA